From Candidatus Eremiobacterota bacterium, the proteins below share one genomic window:
- a CDS encoding CHAT domain-containing protein yields the protein MTFKSLLGAIFILLCLLLHSAWATAEDPRDFTRKTLKTILSGDLEGGAAFLASMKAAHGSEAPWLPYFKLLEGQAAASEGKSPEGAWDEALALFRSSNDAWGVGVTLLRRGSWRKEKQQNSEAEKDLEESGRLLKAEKEHLYAGAAEFQYALLCRASGRAADADKAMESAILSFQRAGDTMKEGAACLTWSSSLFLEGKYEKALTTAEKAAELLGKTDNTHFYGLALVQLSNTLAMLGREEEGLAPLEKALLLPLDKETEAQVLETKGETLFSLGRGTQALGAYEKALAACEKNGEKKAGLHLKRATILHTLGKVKEALQEAAEARAIYASSGNRPGEAKALLMAGDIAFERCQAEQGFQDYEKALRLAAESGDRALEAKIQAYTGVQWYFLGDYQKAVAPLLKACAYYDAAKNPALVSEACYALVSLGNLFAATGDGARGEEALKAALALSTALNYREGVLSALESLATLAMARGDAPGAEKIFKQALEKAQSGGLRLRLPLLETALGGCCEHMSRIEEAKAHYEASLSLNRSLGYRKGEASDLVNIGFMAYWHRGDMDAAEKEYRKALAIYEELDDPRGIVMVLQFIGDLYKNRGHSPEALAYYRKALDLAEEKGLERERGVAQYTIGYYLLILGDPEKGFSLMEEAARFFASRGLVGDAAQASLNLADIILLNLGNAAKARKHLSSARALFEKTGDREGLWQCRLTEAKILGEENEFEESALEFHRLYQEARKAGNLRLIVTYLMTLLSMSSGTDMLSPELLLGYASEALALSEQAGEVKINILLSLAVAGKLTSLWQYDMAYLDKAQALLEKASKEAERLRNPELSGDILIGLADLAFEREDLEDAEKKLLHAEKLVVNAPNLSVKINERLLRVYCRNKDRQKAGEIVNTLRNLSASQSNIRQKSEILKNIILYYSAVEDYDSIAPLLREKSAFDRLHYRVFEQVPNLSDQGLLAEKEGDRKAQKLPDEAEKCYQKALDYYDEAIKLSEKLLGTIKSEAKLLELSESLQSPYGGTIRILLRKNEKEKAFGLSERDRARAFLQTVGRSFWPAPSGGKVREKMVSLMEGMREYEGLLNALSKPPGEAMAGISPVLPGAEVAFAPTGAPETKRSASFAGRSSILAPPEVPKSYIDQYYAKYQEALAILNMENQRLYHTKAVKPASLAAIQEDLDDDTVMLAYYVEARETFLFIITRHGMEAKVIGKNHGDLRSLTNDAKSLIRRDAEKKLPESSAMVKKKLSELHALLIAPAEPFFEKAKRLVIVPHRFLNNLPFSALLDRSGKPLVMDRTIVTLPSASVLVEIRKRPGAPPGSAHLVAFALGNEKVGSMSPLPATKLEVEKLGALFPSASLKEEKEFTRDSVREYAPGASYLHFATHGVLNERNPLLSGIATCDGVMNLNDLGSINLGHCRLATLSACETALGRITSGDDMIGISRTLIYCGAPTVLASLWSVADESTAKLMGYFYEALARSTGKDEALREAQVRLIKEYPLPFHWAPFIMIGDWK from the coding sequence ATGACTTTTAAAAGTCTGCTTGGAGCCATCTTTATCTTGCTCTGCCTTCTGCTTCACTCTGCCTGGGCCACGGCGGAAGATCCCCGGGACTTCACAAGAAAGACTCTGAAAACCATTCTCTCGGGAGACCTGGAGGGAGGAGCCGCCTTCCTCGCCTCAATGAAGGCGGCCCATGGCAGTGAGGCTCCCTGGCTTCCCTACTTTAAGCTCCTGGAAGGCCAGGCGGCGGCATCGGAGGGGAAATCACCGGAAGGAGCATGGGATGAGGCCCTCGCCTTGTTCAGGAGCAGCAATGACGCATGGGGAGTGGGGGTCACGCTGCTGAGAAGGGGATCGTGGAGGAAGGAAAAACAGCAGAACAGCGAGGCAGAAAAAGACCTTGAGGAGAGCGGGAGGCTTCTTAAGGCAGAGAAGGAGCATCTCTATGCCGGCGCGGCGGAATTCCAGTACGCACTCCTGTGCCGCGCATCAGGCAGAGCCGCCGATGCTGACAAAGCCATGGAATCGGCCATTTTATCATTCCAGCGTGCAGGCGATACAATGAAAGAGGGGGCCGCCTGCCTCACGTGGAGCTCTTCTCTTTTTTTAGAGGGAAAGTATGAAAAAGCCCTCACTACGGCGGAAAAGGCCGCAGAGCTTCTGGGAAAAACGGATAACACTCACTTTTATGGGCTGGCCCTTGTTCAGCTTTCAAATACCCTCGCGATGCTCGGCAGGGAGGAGGAAGGGCTCGCCCCCCTGGAAAAGGCGCTGCTCCTCCCCCTTGACAAGGAGACGGAGGCCCAGGTCCTCGAGACGAAAGGCGAGACTCTTTTTTCGCTCGGCCGTGGCACGCAAGCCCTGGGAGCTTATGAAAAGGCGCTTGCGGCCTGCGAGAAGAACGGAGAGAAAAAAGCCGGGCTGCATCTCAAGAGGGCCACGATTCTCCACACCCTGGGAAAAGTGAAGGAAGCCCTTCAGGAGGCGGCAGAGGCCCGGGCCATCTATGCCTCCTCAGGGAACAGGCCCGGGGAAGCAAAGGCCCTTCTCATGGCCGGCGACATCGCCTTTGAGAGGTGCCAGGCGGAACAAGGCTTCCAGGATTACGAGAAAGCCCTCCGGCTTGCCGCTGAAAGCGGTGACAGGGCTCTTGAGGCAAAGATACAGGCCTATACGGGCGTGCAATGGTATTTCCTGGGAGATTACCAGAAGGCGGTGGCGCCCCTTCTCAAAGCCTGCGCCTATTATGATGCGGCAAAGAATCCAGCCCTGGTGTCTGAAGCCTGCTATGCCCTTGTTTCACTGGGAAATCTCTTCGCCGCGACGGGCGACGGAGCCCGCGGAGAAGAAGCATTGAAAGCAGCCCTGGCGCTCAGCACTGCCCTTAATTATCGCGAGGGAGTCCTGAGCGCCCTAGAAAGCCTTGCCACGCTGGCCATGGCGAGGGGTGACGCCCCCGGCGCCGAGAAAATTTTCAAGCAGGCCCTCGAAAAAGCTCAATCCGGGGGGCTCCGGCTGCGCCTCCCCCTTTTAGAAACAGCGCTTGGGGGATGCTGCGAGCACATGTCCCGGATAGAAGAGGCAAAGGCCCATTATGAGGCATCGCTCTCCCTCAACAGGAGCCTGGGCTACAGGAAAGGCGAGGCTTCCGACCTGGTGAACATTGGCTTCATGGCCTACTGGCACCGGGGCGACATGGACGCCGCCGAGAAGGAGTACCGGAAGGCCCTCGCCATTTACGAGGAGCTTGATGATCCCCGCGGGATAGTGATGGTGCTCCAGTTCATCGGCGACCTTTACAAGAACCGCGGCCATTCCCCCGAAGCCCTTGCGTACTACCGGAAAGCCCTTGACCTCGCTGAAGAAAAGGGCCTGGAAAGAGAAAGGGGAGTTGCGCAGTACACAATAGGCTATTACCTTCTCATACTGGGGGATCCTGAAAAAGGCTTCTCCCTCATGGAAGAGGCTGCCCGCTTTTTTGCCAGCCGGGGCCTTGTGGGCGACGCCGCCCAGGCATCGCTCAATCTCGCCGATATAATCCTTCTCAACCTGGGAAATGCCGCGAAGGCAAGAAAACACCTTTCATCGGCCCGGGCCCTGTTCGAAAAGACCGGAGACCGCGAGGGCCTCTGGCAGTGCCGCCTCACCGAGGCGAAGATCCTCGGGGAAGAAAATGAATTTGAGGAATCGGCGCTCGAGTTCCACCGCCTTTATCAAGAAGCAAGAAAGGCAGGGAACCTCCGCCTTATCGTGACGTACCTCATGACCCTGCTCTCCATGAGCTCGGGTACCGACATGCTAAGTCCCGAGCTGTTGCTCGGCTATGCCAGTGAGGCTCTTGCCCTGAGCGAGCAGGCAGGTGAGGTGAAAATCAATATCCTGCTCTCGCTGGCTGTGGCAGGAAAGCTTACAAGCCTCTGGCAGTACGACATGGCCTATCTTGACAAGGCTCAGGCCCTGCTGGAGAAAGCCTCAAAAGAGGCAGAGCGCCTGAGAAACCCGGAACTCTCCGGGGACATACTTATCGGGCTCGCCGATCTCGCCTTTGAACGGGAAGACCTGGAAGATGCGGAGAAAAAGCTCCTCCATGCGGAGAAACTTGTGGTTAATGCTCCGAACCTCTCGGTGAAAATCAACGAAAGGCTCCTCCGTGTATATTGCAGGAACAAAGACAGGCAAAAGGCCGGGGAGATCGTCAACACACTCCGGAACCTGAGCGCCAGCCAGTCAAATATCCGCCAGAAGAGCGAGATTCTCAAAAATATCATCTTATATTACTCTGCAGTCGAGGACTACGACTCCATAGCCCCGTTACTCAGGGAAAAGAGCGCCTTTGACAGGCTCCACTACAGGGTGTTCGAGCAGGTGCCCAATCTCAGTGATCAGGGACTTCTCGCAGAAAAGGAAGGAGACAGGAAAGCCCAGAAGCTCCCGGACGAAGCGGAGAAATGCTACCAGAAAGCTCTTGATTATTATGACGAGGCTATCAAGCTCTCTGAAAAGCTTCTCGGAACCATCAAGAGCGAGGCAAAGCTTCTGGAGCTCTCAGAATCCTTACAGTCCCCCTACGGAGGGACCATAAGGATTCTCCTCAGGAAAAATGAAAAAGAGAAGGCTTTCGGCCTCAGTGAAAGAGACCGGGCGAGGGCTTTTCTGCAGACCGTGGGCAGGAGCTTCTGGCCTGCGCCTTCGGGGGGAAAGGTCCGGGAAAAGATGGTGTCACTCATGGAAGGGATGAGAGAATATGAGGGGCTCCTGAATGCTCTTTCAAAGCCTCCGGGGGAAGCCATGGCCGGCATTTCTCCCGTGCTTCCAGGCGCTGAAGTGGCCTTCGCCCCCACAGGGGCTCCCGAAACCAAAAGAAGCGCCTCCTTCGCGGGCAGATCTTCCATCCTGGCGCCTCCCGAAGTCCCCAAGTCCTATATCGACCAGTACTACGCGAAATACCAGGAAGCCCTCGCGATTCTTAATATGGAAAACCAGCGACTCTATCACACCAAGGCTGTCAAGCCCGCCTCCCTGGCGGCGATTCAGGAGGACCTCGATGACGATACCGTGATGCTTGCCTACTACGTGGAGGCCCGGGAGACCTTTCTCTTCATAATCACCCGCCATGGGATGGAAGCAAAGGTCATCGGGAAAAACCATGGAGACCTCCGGTCTCTCACCAATGACGCGAAAAGCCTTATAAGGCGCGACGCCGAAAAAAAGCTCCCCGAAAGCTCCGCCATGGTCAAGAAGAAGCTCTCCGAGCTCCATGCACTTCTCATCGCCCCGGCAGAGCCGTTCTTCGAGAAAGCAAAAAGACTGGTGATAGTGCCCCACCGCTTTCTCAACAATCTCCCTTTTTCGGCCCTTCTGGACCGCAGCGGGAAGCCCCTTGTCATGGACCGCACCATTGTCACGCTTCCCTCGGCATCGGTCCTTGTGGAGATAAGAAAAAGGCCGGGAGCGCCGCCAGGGTCGGCACACCTGGTAGCCTTCGCCCTGGGGAATGAAAAGGTGGGCTCGATGAGCCCTCTTCCCGCAACAAAGCTTGAGGTGGAGAAGCTGGGAGCTCTTTTCCCGTCAGCCTCCCTGAAAGAAGAGAAGGAGTTCACGAGGGATTCCGTGAGGGAATATGCACCGGGAGCCTCCTATCTTCATTTTGCCACCCATGGGGTGCTTAATGAGCGCAATCCACTCCTCTCGGGCATAGCCACCTGCGACGGAGTAATGAACCTGAACGATCTGGGCTCGATAAATCTCGGGCACTGCCGCCTTGCCACGCTCTCGGCCTGCGAGACGGCCCTGGGAAGAATCACCTCCGGTGACGATATGATAGGCATATCAAGGACCCTTATCTACTGCGGGGCTCCTACTGTCCTGGCCTCGCTCTGGAGCGTCGCCGACGAATCAACGGCAAAGCTCATGGGGTACTTCTACGAGGCCCTCGCCAGGAGCACAGGAAAAGACGAGGCACTCAGGGAGGCCCAGGTGAGGCTCATCAAAGAATATCCCCTCCCCTTCCACTGGGCTCCCTTCATCATGATAGGAGACTGGAAGTAA
- a CDS encoding MG2 domain-containing protein produces MNQHGLASLSRGARVLGAFGFVLFILYSLFITFSSYLSGDQEAFLFFPSQVNPGLSYEGRVAVREHSGNRPIENASVSLVLQTKFKKKIASAEGRTDSRGLATMTFTVPQDVAENELTFAAVIRSPQGTSSFHKEIPVTVPVAVEVFTDKDSYRPGERIFIQAALHDSSTWKPLASRPAEITVLNPKGTRVALIKRVASQCGIVHCVFTLADSTIMGTYTIKVSAQPAEGVASVIVGSFPECATMATITTDRPFYLPGEQVKGVVEVTTAPGIPEGGRDVVLKCGMESEKTHIPLSELQGVTGSSGSFPFSITLPKRIAPEGLGSAMGALVLSCSFTDPQGRRGSVQRRIPLGEKPCAVTFIPESGFLVPGLRNRLFIVCYSPDGAPVKARLTVKLAHGTERLTTDSSGIAVISYDPIEEAGTITEVRVEDSRGTTIEVPFDSSSPAASHTFTLSPDRVVLRAGEKVPVHVQALDKEGTIFLDLTSGGNLERSATMWVKNGKASCDLAIPHHLRGIATIEATRIDSEGAIEKAGQTIFIVPSQPLRVDLEPDTESSYPGERASVKVRLSTREGRPLYGALTMLLKNQRDGRPSALPFRIPQSFGPMALADEVAQATAQGTGALSSESLQKKARVVFSLCTTQDNGIQRENLLQNTLRSNYDRKIRYFSVLFTAVVRLMLIFLVACTLAILVLTYLHGLDKAKGTGQCLVLRENYEITGIIIFIVGFYLLLLAPALFASALLFFSGTDFVSLHRNSLFQLFMAMEIFLMFIYLMTLKRDSRFESVRNLATLKHIVHLMEWYTGTLIISISLLFICSLRQWNAAAVLQDNAPFILCALLTIFAMPFLLLFTTLSHLARPRKSRARSLAWHGSALIVIGAAFAALYLIFAHSDSIVKGHRASLAMAGKAMKPSGQGEEGRKTPEAMKTAEPPETVTPCGITFACSPEVPTDRYGNANFSFFLPEAPGNLTIQARGYTRQGQQGSASREIALTREFFIDAPVPPFLTCGDRISLPVTFTNCTTRPLRLFLELAAGGGLELTGTLPYKTVLDGGEKRQIMMEFLAARQGQQSFSLTARSGSSAQTLRKTIEVLNPGAREYLTRSGWLKGDLHATLEIPDKAMAHTMQGSLSIFPGNRALIERASMVLGSLPSESCDEVRASASTRYLLLRHLARIGEKQDRTLCDDELSVGYQKLLTFEREGGGFALFRESPPSVWLSAQILSDLVDISEFHAIDDELRERTCRWLISSQKPDGSWENNPSTSALVIMALAKAGKGKHGKVQRGLRHLKADLRKNADPLTLALFAMALTAAEGTLPVDIAERLYRQAQRSGNACYWSTSIGTLSTLPGIHADIETTALCTRVLMAQGTHPESSAGALAFLAQARDPEGTWHSASATVEALKTFLAGEPSGRAGTRVKASVLFNGHILKNMAMTSQAGGGSEEILDFSEGILYGKNDLHVIARNTGGALYEVSASYSRDAGNKSPAGLKLSLRADKGLVSPGSSVEEKITLSNRGKSDIPLVVIRLPIPPGFSLLPSGVEQMKRTGKIEASVATPGYLYLYISAIKKGTSLTFPLSLKALYPVEITTQAAYAYEYKDPWRGASAPGIRLTVR; encoded by the coding sequence ATGAACCAGCATGGTCTTGCAAGCCTCAGCAGAGGGGCAAGAGTCCTTGGGGCTTTTGGCTTTGTCCTGTTTATCCTTTACTCGCTTTTCATCACCTTTTCCAGCTACCTTTCCGGCGACCAGGAGGCCTTTCTTTTTTTCCCTTCTCAGGTGAACCCGGGGCTTTCCTATGAGGGAAGGGTCGCCGTAAGAGAGCACTCCGGCAACAGGCCCATCGAGAATGCCTCAGTCTCTCTCGTGCTCCAGACAAAATTTAAAAAAAAAATAGCCTCTGCCGAGGGAAGAACGGACTCCAGAGGGCTTGCGACTATGACCTTCACCGTGCCCCAGGATGTAGCGGAAAATGAGCTCACCTTTGCGGCGGTAATCCGCTCTCCCCAGGGAACCAGCAGTTTTCATAAAGAGATCCCCGTCACGGTTCCCGTTGCCGTGGAAGTATTTACCGACAAGGACTCTTACCGGCCAGGAGAGCGGATTTTTATACAGGCGGCGCTCCATGACTCCTCTACATGGAAGCCCCTCGCATCCCGCCCTGCAGAGATCACCGTGCTGAATCCCAAGGGCACAAGGGTGGCCCTCATCAAGAGAGTCGCCTCGCAATGCGGCATTGTGCACTGCGTGTTCACCCTTGCGGATTCCACGATCATGGGCACCTATACCATCAAAGTTTCCGCTCAACCCGCGGAAGGTGTGGCTTCCGTCATCGTGGGATCCTTCCCCGAATGCGCCACCATGGCCACAATCACCACCGACCGCCCCTTCTACCTTCCCGGGGAACAGGTAAAGGGTGTCGTGGAGGTCACCACCGCGCCCGGTATCCCCGAAGGGGGAAGAGACGTGGTCTTGAAGTGCGGAATGGAATCGGAGAAAACCCACATCCCCCTGAGTGAGCTCCAGGGAGTCACCGGTTCTTCAGGCTCTTTTCCCTTCAGCATCACGCTCCCGAAGCGCATCGCTCCCGAAGGCCTGGGAAGCGCCATGGGAGCTCTTGTGCTGAGCTGCTCCTTCACCGATCCCCAGGGCAGGAGGGGATCAGTGCAGCGCAGGATTCCCCTCGGCGAGAAACCCTGCGCCGTCACCTTTATTCCTGAATCGGGATTCCTGGTGCCGGGCCTCAGAAACAGGCTCTTCATCGTCTGCTATTCCCCCGACGGCGCGCCGGTGAAAGCAAGGCTCACCGTAAAGCTGGCTCACGGAACAGAGAGACTCACCACCGATTCATCGGGTATCGCCGTGATAAGCTATGATCCCATTGAAGAGGCCGGCACCATCACGGAAGTGAGAGTCGAAGACAGCAGGGGAACCACCATCGAAGTGCCCTTTGACTCTTCATCTCCCGCGGCATCCCATACCTTTACCCTTTCACCGGATCGCGTCGTGCTCCGTGCCGGGGAAAAGGTGCCGGTCCATGTGCAGGCTCTTGACAAAGAAGGCACAATCTTTCTGGACCTCACAAGCGGCGGCAACCTGGAGCGGAGCGCCACCATGTGGGTGAAAAACGGGAAAGCCTCGTGCGACCTGGCCATCCCTCATCACCTGAGAGGGATAGCCACTATTGAAGCCACCCGGATTGATTCTGAAGGCGCCATTGAGAAGGCTGGCCAGACAATCTTCATCGTCCCCTCCCAGCCGCTCAGGGTTGACCTTGAGCCCGACACGGAATCCTCTTACCCGGGGGAACGGGCAAGCGTCAAGGTGAGGCTCAGCACCAGGGAAGGCAGGCCGCTGTATGGCGCCCTCACCATGCTCCTCAAGAATCAGAGGGACGGACGGCCTTCCGCCCTTCCCTTCAGGATACCCCAGAGCTTCGGTCCCATGGCCCTTGCAGACGAGGTGGCACAGGCCACGGCCCAGGGCACCGGGGCCCTCTCCAGCGAGTCCCTCCAGAAAAAGGCCCGCGTGGTCTTTTCACTATGCACCACCCAGGATAACGGAATTCAAAGGGAAAACCTTCTTCAGAACACGCTCCGGTCAAATTATGACAGGAAAATCCGTTATTTCTCGGTACTTTTCACCGCCGTGGTGAGGCTCATGCTCATTTTCCTCGTGGCCTGCACCCTGGCAATCCTGGTGCTCACCTATCTCCATGGCCTCGATAAAGCAAAAGGCACCGGCCAGTGCCTTGTCCTCAGGGAGAACTACGAGATCACCGGCATCATCATCTTCATAGTGGGGTTCTATCTTCTCCTCCTTGCTCCCGCACTCTTCGCGAGCGCGCTCCTCTTCTTTTCGGGAACAGACTTTGTAAGCCTCCACAGGAACTCTCTATTCCAGCTCTTCATGGCAATGGAGATATTCCTCATGTTCATATACCTGATGACGCTGAAGAGAGACTCCCGCTTCGAGTCCGTGCGGAACCTTGCCACACTGAAGCACATTGTCCATCTCATGGAGTGGTACACCGGGACCCTCATCATCTCCATCTCACTCCTTTTCATATGCTCTCTCAGGCAATGGAACGCCGCAGCCGTCCTTCAGGACAACGCCCCCTTCATCCTCTGCGCCCTTCTCACCATCTTTGCCATGCCCTTCCTGCTCCTTTTCACTACGCTCTCCCATCTCGCACGACCCAGGAAATCCAGAGCCCGCTCCCTGGCCTGGCACGGGAGCGCCCTTATCGTCATAGGTGCAGCTTTTGCCGCCCTGTATCTCATCTTTGCCCATTCAGACAGCATTGTGAAGGGTCACAGGGCAAGCCTTGCCATGGCAGGCAAGGCCATGAAGCCTTCCGGGCAGGGAGAGGAAGGGAGAAAAACCCCGGAGGCGATGAAAACCGCAGAACCTCCTGAGACCGTCACCCCATGCGGCATTACTTTTGCCTGCAGTCCTGAAGTGCCCACCGACAGGTATGGAAACGCAAATTTCTCTTTCTTCCTGCCTGAAGCCCCGGGGAATCTCACCATCCAGGCGCGGGGCTATACGCGGCAGGGGCAGCAGGGCAGCGCTTCCAGGGAGATTGCCCTCACAAGGGAGTTCTTCATTGATGCCCCGGTGCCGCCTTTCCTTACCTGCGGCGACAGGATCTCACTCCCTGTAACCTTTACCAACTGCACCACGAGGCCTCTCCGCCTCTTTCTCGAGCTCGCCGCGGGAGGAGGGCTTGAGCTCACCGGGACTCTGCCTTATAAGACAGTGCTTGACGGCGGAGAAAAAAGGCAGATCATGATGGAATTCCTGGCAGCCCGGCAGGGCCAGCAGAGCTTCTCCCTCACGGCGCGTTCCGGCTCCAGCGCCCAGACCCTCAGAAAGACCATAGAGGTCCTCAATCCAGGTGCAAGGGAATATCTCACCAGGAGCGGGTGGCTCAAGGGTGACCTCCATGCCACCCTTGAGATCCCCGATAAGGCCATGGCGCACACCATGCAGGGCTCCCTTTCAATTTTTCCGGGAAACAGAGCCCTCATCGAGAGGGCCTCAATGGTTCTCGGGAGCCTCCCGTCGGAGAGCTGTGACGAGGTGAGGGCATCGGCCTCAACGAGATACCTTCTGCTCAGGCACCTTGCCCGGATCGGGGAAAAACAGGACCGTACGCTCTGCGATGACGAGCTCTCAGTGGGATATCAGAAGCTCCTCACCTTTGAGCGCGAAGGAGGAGGCTTCGCCCTTTTCAGGGAGTCGCCTCCGTCTGTGTGGCTTTCTGCCCAGATTCTGTCGGATCTTGTCGATATCTCTGAATTCCATGCCATTGACGATGAACTCCGTGAGAGGACCTGCCGATGGCTCATCTCTTCCCAGAAACCTGACGGCTCATGGGAGAACAATCCCTCCACATCGGCACTTGTCATCATGGCACTCGCGAAGGCAGGAAAGGGAAAGCATGGCAAGGTCCAGAGGGGGCTGCGCCACCTGAAGGCCGACCTGAGAAAGAATGCCGATCCCCTTACCCTTGCCCTTTTCGCCATGGCACTCACCGCTGCCGAGGGCACACTCCCCGTGGATATCGCCGAGCGCCTTTACCGACAGGCCCAGAGATCCGGCAATGCCTGCTATTGGAGCACCAGTATCGGCACGCTCTCAACGCTGCCGGGCATCCATGCCGACATAGAAACAACAGCTCTCTGCACCCGGGTGCTCATGGCCCAGGGAACGCACCCTGAAAGCTCTGCGGGAGCCCTCGCCTTCCTCGCGCAGGCCCGGGACCCCGAAGGTACGTGGCATTCCGCCTCCGCGACAGTCGAGGCATTGAAGACCTTTCTTGCCGGCGAGCCTTCCGGCAGGGCGGGTACCAGGGTGAAAGCCTCGGTGCTTTTCAACGGCCATATCCTGAAGAACATGGCCATGACGAGCCAGGCAGGCGGCGGCAGCGAGGAGATCCTGGACTTCTCCGAGGGCATTCTTTACGGGAAAAACGACCTCCATGTCATTGCAAGGAATACGGGAGGAGCCCTCTACGAGGTCTCGGCAAGCTATTCCAGGGACGCCGGGAACAAAAGCCCCGCGGGGCTCAAGCTCTCTCTCAGGGCCGACAAAGGCCTTGTCTCTCCCGGCAGCAGCGTCGAGGAGAAAATTACTCTCTCCAACAGAGGAAAGAGCGACATTCCCCTCGTAGTCATAAGGCTGCCCATCCCCCCCGGCTTTTCCCTGCTCCCCAGCGGGGTGGAGCAGATGAAGCGCACCGGGAAAATAGAGGCCTCAGTGGCAACACCGGGATACCTCTATCTCTATATCAGCGCCATAAAAAAGGGCACCTCCCTTACCTTCCCGCTCAGCCTCAAGGCTCTCTACCCTGTGGAAATCACCACGCAGGCCGCCTATGCCTATGAGTACAAGGATCCCTGGCGGGGAGCAAGCGCTCCCGGCATCAGGCTCACCGTGCGCTGA
- a CDS encoding 50S ribosomal protein L25, which produces MKQVLLEARLREKTGKEYCKKIRRTGYIPAVLYGKETSPVALEIPDKEFRKMVAIGAGYNALVELKIAGNGGNTHLSMISEVQRDPLGIRIFHVDFHKISLDTKVTATIPLHFEGDPKGAKKGGVMEHVLWNVEIETLPLNIPQNIVIDVSHLDIGDEFTIKDIPKDENITITNDPGEIVAVVHAPRAEETPEGEVPAAAVAAPAGSASQPEVIKKGKEEKEKGK; this is translated from the coding sequence ATGAAACAAGTACTGCTTGAAGCAAGACTTCGAGAAAAAACCGGCAAGGAATACTGCAAGAAAATCAGGAGAACAGGATATATCCCTGCGGTGCTCTATGGGAAGGAAACCTCTCCTGTCGCGCTTGAGATCCCGGACAAGGAGTTCAGGAAGATGGTGGCAATCGGAGCGGGCTACAACGCCCTCGTTGAGCTGAAAATAGCGGGAAATGGCGGAAACACCCATCTGTCAATGATATCGGAAGTGCAGAGGGACCCCCTGGGCATCAGGATTTTCCATGTGGACTTCCACAAGATTTCCCTCGATACCAAGGTGACGGCCACCATCCCCCTCCACTTTGAAGGCGATCCCAAGGGAGCCAAGAAGGGCGGCGTCATGGAGCATGTGCTCTGGAACGTCGAGATCGAGACCCTGCCTCTCAACATACCGCAGAATATTGTCATTGATGTCTCCCACCTTGACATAGGCGACGAATTCACCATCAAGGATATCCCGAAGGATGAAAATATCACTATCACCAACGATCCCGGGGAGATTGTGGCAGTAGTCCATGCACCGCGCGCTGAGGAGACTCCCGAAGGGGAGGTCCCGGCTGCAGCGGTGGCGGCCCCGGCAGGATCGGCTTCCCAGCCCGAGGTCATCAAGAAGGGCAAGGAAGAGAAAGAGAAGGGAAAATAA
- a CDS encoding ribose-phosphate pyrophosphokinase → MGSNVNIFTGNSHPQLAYDICQYLQLPLSKALVTTFTNGETRVKINENVRGKDVYIVQPTCGNVNDSLMELLLMIDAVKRASAKTLTAVVPYYGYAKQEKKTSGREPISAKLVANLICVAGVDRVITIDLHAAAIQGFFDIPVDNLMFLPILVNYYKKRNFFNGDFVIVSPDAGGVARARTFADKLQASLAIIFKRRLKPDQAEAIDLVGDVRGKTAIIIDDMISTGGTMIEGVKTLKKHGIKKVYACATHPLLAGNAIKDIESSDIEEVVVADTIPIPPDAQRGKFTALSVAPLLGETIRRIFYNLSVSKLFD, encoded by the coding sequence GTGGGGAGCAACGTGAATATTTTCACGGGAAACTCCCACCCTCAGCTTGCCTATGACATATGCCAGTATCTCCAGCTTCCCCTCAGCAAGGCTCTCGTCACCACTTTCACCAACGGCGAGACGCGGGTAAAAATCAACGAGAACGTGAGAGGCAAGGATGTCTATATTGTGCAGCCCACGTGCGGCAACGTGAATGACAGCCTCATGGAGCTCCTGCTTATGATCGACGCCGTCAAGAGGGCATCAGCCAAGACATTGACCGCAGTGGTGCCTTATTATGGTTACGCCAAGCAGGAGAAGAAGACGTCAGGGAGGGAGCCCATCTCTGCAAAGCTCGTGGCCAACCTCATCTGCGTCGCCGGCGTTGACAGGGTCATCACCATAGACCTTCATGCCGCCGCCATCCAGGGCTTCTTTGACATCCCCGTTGACAACCTCATGTTTCTTCCCATCCTTGTAAACTATTACAAGAAGAGGAATTTCTTCAACGGCGACTTCGTCATCGTGTCGCCCGACGCGGGAGGCGTGGCCCGCGCGAGGACTTTTGCCGACAAACTCCAGGCATCGCTTGCCATCATCTTCAAGAGGAGGCTCAAGCCCGATCAGGCCGAGGCCATCGACCTTGTAGGCGATGTGAGGGGAAAGACCGCCATCATTATTGACGACATGATCTCCACGGGAGGCACCATGATAGAAGGTGTCAAAACCCTGAAGAAACACGGGATCAAGAAGGTCTATGCCTGCGCCACCCATCCCCTTCTCGCGGGGAATGCCATCAAGGACATTGAGAGCTCCGACATTGAAGAGGTCGTCGTGGCCGACACGATCCCCATACCCCCTGATGCGCAGCGTGGCAAGTTTACCGCCCTTTCGGTGGCTCCCCTTCTGGGTGAGACCATCAGAAGGATTTTTTATAATCTCTCAGTAAGCAAGCTCTTTGACTAG